Proteins from one Amycolatopsis benzoatilytica AK 16/65 genomic window:
- the rpmG gene encoding 50S ribosomal protein L33 has protein sequence MAATDVRPKITLACEECKHRNYITKKNRRNNPDRLEMKKFCPNCGTHRTHKETR, from the coding sequence GTGGCTGCCACCGACGTGCGACCCAAGATCACGCTGGCGTGCGAAGAGTGCAAGCACCGCAACTACATCACCAAGAAGAACCGGCGCAACAACCCGGATCGCCTGGAGATGAAGAAGTTCTGCCCGAACTGCGGTACGCACCGGACTCACAAAGAGACCCGCTGA
- a CDS encoding MaoC family dehydratase N-terminal domain-containing protein encodes MPLDQSFTGREYPSDSKYYVSREKIREFADAIDDPNPIYRDPAAARAAGHPDVLAPPTFVTLINLPKINGIVADPALGLDYSRMVHGSQGFRYERPVHAGDELEISARIDSIMARAGNDFIDLQAEITDADGNLVCSTRAQLVVRGEDA; translated from the coding sequence GTGCCTTTGGACCAGTCGTTCACCGGGCGGGAATACCCGTCGGACAGCAAGTACTACGTGAGCCGGGAGAAGATCCGCGAGTTCGCCGACGCGATCGACGACCCGAATCCGATCTACCGGGACCCGGCGGCGGCCCGTGCGGCCGGCCACCCGGACGTGCTCGCGCCGCCCACCTTCGTGACCCTGATCAACCTGCCGAAGATCAACGGCATCGTCGCCGACCCCGCCCTGGGGCTCGACTACTCCCGGATGGTCCACGGCAGCCAGGGCTTCCGCTACGAACGCCCGGTACACGCGGGGGACGAGCTGGAGATCTCCGCCCGGATCGACTCGATCATGGCCAGGGCCGGCAACGATTTCATCGATCTGCAGGCGGAGATCACCGACGCCGACGGCAATCTCGTGTGCAGCACCCGGGCGCAGCTCGTGGTGCGGGGGGAGGACGCGTGA
- a CDS encoding MaoC family dehydratase, whose amino-acid sequence MNIGDELPPLELRITRAQLVRYAGASLDFNPIHWNERFATEVGLPDVIAHGMLTMALSGRIVTDWLGDPGRLVDFSARFTRPVTVPDTDEGALIEVTGKVGARTDDGLARIDLTVKFEGKTVLGKPQALVRP is encoded by the coding sequence GTGAACATCGGCGACGAACTGCCCCCGCTGGAGCTTCGCATCACCCGCGCGCAGCTGGTCCGCTACGCGGGCGCCTCGCTCGACTTCAACCCGATCCACTGGAACGAGCGGTTCGCGACCGAGGTCGGCCTGCCGGACGTGATCGCGCACGGGATGCTCACCATGGCGCTGTCCGGCCGGATCGTCACCGACTGGCTCGGCGACCCGGGCCGGCTCGTCGACTTCAGCGCCCGGTTCACCCGGCCGGTCACCGTGCCGGACACCGACGAGGGCGCCCTGATCGAGGTGACCGGCAAGGTCGGCGCGCGGACCGACGACGGTCTCGCCCGGATCGACCTGACCGTGAAGTTCGAAGGCAAGACGGTGCTGGGCAAGCCGCAGGCACTCGTCCGCCCCTGA